The following proteins are co-located in the Candidatus Phytoplasma asteris genome:
- a CDS encoding DUF2963 domain-containing protein — MSSFRIGNKHYKIIPFLITTGTLIFFVFWIGGLAYKYHLETEERRKLQEVDIKAKARELNNDIYNENKKLKKENEYMKDTPYELQRDNGEKEYYNLFTNKLVKKIDKDDTIWEYDKNNGLLLKKTDRYNNFEEYGSHGKMIKKTLSDGVWMEYNPFNAKMMKRKNIDGSIEEFDDNSERFKEIDKNGKVKFFKTKLYQNISDFKKLNLTARQLKDIGFTFQQIKEAGYTAEELKDAGFSLQELKASGYTAEELKDAGFSLQELKDSGFSLQELKDSGYTAKELRAAGYTAKELRAAGFRLQELKDSGFSLQELKDSGYTAKELRAAGYTAKELRAAGFRLQELRLSGFSHQELLDAGY; from the coding sequence ATGTCAAGTTTTAGAATAGGCAATAAACATTATAAAATAATTCCTTTTTTAATTACTACTGGAACATTAATTTTTTTTGTTTTTTGGATAGGCGGGCTTGCTTATAAATATCATTTAGAAACCGAAGAAAGACGTAAATTACAAGAAGTAGATATTAAAGCAAAAGCAAGAGAGTTAAATAACGATATATATAATGAAAATAAAAAACTTAAAAAAGAAAACGAATATATGAAAGATACTCCTTATGAGCTTCAAAGAGATAACGGAGAAAAAGAATATTATAATTTATTTACTAATAAATTAGTTAAAAAAATTGATAAAGATGATACAATTTGGGAATATGATAAAAATAATGGTCTTTTGTTGAAAAAAACTGATAGATATAATAATTTTGAAGAGTATGGTTCACATGGGAAAATGATTAAAAAAACTTTATCAGATGGTGTATGGATGGAATATAATCCTTTTAATGCAAAAATGATGAAACGTAAAAATATTGATGGTTCTATTGAAGAATTTGATGATAATTCAGAAAGATTTAAAGAAATAGATAAAAATGGTAAAGTTAAATTTTTTAAAACTAAACTTTATCAAAATATTTCGGATTTTAAGAAATTAAATCTTACTGCTAGACAATTAAAAGATATAGGATTTACTTTTCAACAAATTAAAGAAGCGGGATATACTGCGGAAGAATTAAAAGATGCAGGTTTTAGTTTGCAAGAATTAAAAGCTTCTGGATATACTGCGGAAGAATTAAAAGATGCAGGTTTTAGTTTGCAAGAATTAAAAGATTCAGGTTTTAGTTTGCAAGAATTAAAAGATTCTGGATATACTGCGAAAGAATTAAGAGCTGCTGGATATACTGCGAAAGAATTAAGAGCTGCTGGATTTCGTTTGCAAGAATTAAAAGATTCAGGTTTTAGTTTGCAAGAATTAAAAGATTCTGGATATACTGCGAAAGAATTAAGAGCTGCTGGATATACTGCGAAAGAATTAAGAGCTGCTGGATTTCGTTTGCAAGAATTAAGACTTTCTGGATTTAGCCATCAAGAATTATTAGATGCTGGATATTAA
- a CDS encoding UvrD-helicase domain-containing protein — MLFNLSKEQKDIINSDASCMYIHGGAGSGKTTILIEKLRQKEKEKPLILVATNATKNIIYDKLFSSLKEDYSSYNDDELEKYLKDNYEIRTFHSFAYSCYLKYNIFNETAKQRKFIDDETKLNILKLILKENQDLKLYFKEQRKYSFRKLLQELNNLIRLTFQKENCYSSIKIDDKVLKKSFELLLNLYYEKLNYYNLITFDGLLIETSDFIEFVERNNGLIYNRPVFIDEFQDLNYFYYFIIKELLFNKPNSLYCFGDYTQNIYSFFGSSERILELFVKDFKPEKHFLNVNYRSKGINIVKAANELIDNKEYLQLSFSEKKYRDFINFSFFDNFYQQINYLCEKIKNSLIYSTTVLCRSNGELQKLKDEFEKNQIPFTISDNNSKENEIVLSTIHGYKGYENECVYLIGWQNRNESQDKVLEKKIIYTAITRAKRDIEILTLNDSSIFIDYFYSLIKKELISDDFTKGLNDKIFDLDYLKICLPNSKDIKNYDELSTTIKIYNEKVNQLEKQHKFNQITESYYKKCYLKLCVLFKEISKNIYKVQKKDNGYEIRLKGFNYFMFEPLERIKCYKKHLKEKKEERYLSLSDDDFKFDYSLKKQLKENKLQEIKPKSKILRHYRDSSQNAKDKLLYNFKDSKKISFITLTAPYDDLKGKTIKYTHEPDIMGQVRKRFIRLVRKNYLSNLFQQCSQKDLVYSKMQDFRYFWSLETTKLGVIHYHIIFNIDVLNSFGVYSRYLCTDKDYALGLKNRPIKGNKSIFYDDYLMHKIDEKGNIKIPQNYYEKKNVKVPKITLLWANAYASVMNKNNIKHYKHLNPISQNVQIFRPSKKNLLFEKIEISKCKVFYKGAFDKKDYVNKIVSYVSKYVSKNDKQIESNSNKGIDFYSRHLFGFSRTCFSCPQESFLALFPYDIIKEIELSSFPIVNFNFSNIFEWNIKQRVNGRNIKIPHNLTLLFKSYMNPNQFQNSNYFSLNLSSIQPKNYFLNKNFKKYFKLQKLKLKLKKDYEKQDIKILNKVECQYWYRYLENNYIQSLQLSP; from the coding sequence ATGTTATTTAATTTATCAAAAGAACAAAAAGATATTATTAATTCAGATGCTTCTTGCATGTATATACATGGTGGAGCTGGTTCTGGCAAAACTACCATTTTAATTGAAAAATTAAGACAAAAAGAAAAAGAAAAACCTTTAATTTTGGTAGCTACTAATGCTACTAAAAATATTATTTATGATAAATTATTTTCATCATTAAAAGAAGATTATTCTTCTTATAATGATGATGAATTAGAAAAATATTTAAAAGATAATTATGAAATTAGAACATTTCATAGTTTTGCTTATTCTTGTTATTTAAAATATAATATTTTTAATGAAACAGCAAAACAACGAAAATTTATTGATGATGAAACTAAATTAAATATTTTAAAACTGATTTTAAAAGAAAATCAAGATTTAAAATTGTATTTTAAAGAACAAAGAAAATATTCATTTAGAAAGCTTTTACAGGAATTAAATAATTTAATACGTTTAACTTTTCAAAAAGAAAACTGTTATTCATCTATTAAAATTGATGATAAAGTTTTAAAAAAATCTTTTGAATTGTTATTAAATTTGTATTATGAAAAATTAAATTATTATAATTTAATAACTTTTGATGGTTTATTAATTGAAACTAGTGATTTTATTGAATTTGTTGAAAGAAATAATGGTTTAATTTATAATCGTCCTGTTTTTATTGATGAATTTCAAGATTTAAATTATTTTTATTATTTTATTATAAAAGAACTTTTATTTAATAAACCAAATTCTTTATATTGTTTTGGTGATTATACTCAAAATATTTATAGTTTTTTTGGTTCTAGTGAACGTATTTTGGAACTTTTTGTAAAAGATTTTAAACCTGAAAAACATTTTTTAAATGTTAATTATCGTTCTAAAGGTATTAATATTGTTAAAGCAGCTAATGAATTAATTGATAATAAGGAATATTTACAATTATCTTTTAGTGAAAAAAAATATAGAGATTTTATAAATTTTTCTTTTTTTGATAATTTTTATCAACAAATTAATTATTTGTGTGAAAAAATTAAAAATTCTTTAATTTATTCTACAACTGTTCTTTGCCGTAGTAATGGTGAATTACAAAAACTTAAAGATGAGTTTGAAAAAAACCAAATTCCTTTTACTATATCTGATAATAATAGTAAAGAAAATGAAATTGTTTTGTCAACGATACATGGATATAAAGGATATGAAAATGAATGCGTTTATTTAATTGGTTGGCAAAATCGAAATGAATCACAAGATAAAGTTTTAGAAAAAAAAATAATTTATACTGCAATAACTCGTGCTAAACGTGATATTGAAATTTTAACTTTAAATGATTCTTCTATTTTTATAGATTATTTTTATTCCTTAATAAAAAAAGAATTAATTTCTGATGATTTTACAAAAGGATTAAATGATAAAATTTTTGATTTAGATTATTTAAAAATTTGTTTACCTAATTCAAAAGATATAAAAAATTATGATGAATTATCTACTACTATTAAAATTTATAATGAAAAAGTTAACCAATTAGAAAAACAACATAAATTTAATCAAATTACTGAATCTTATTATAAGAAATGTTATTTAAAATTATGTGTTTTATTTAAGGAAATTTCTAAAAATATTTATAAAGTACAAAAAAAAGATAATGGCTATGAGATTCGTTTAAAAGGTTTTAATTATTTTATGTTTGAACCTTTGGAACGAATTAAATGTTATAAAAAACATTTAAAAGAAAAAAAAGAAGAAAGGTATTTGTCATTAAGTGATGATGATTTTAAATTTGATTATTCTTTAAAAAAGCAATTAAAAGAAAATAAATTGCAAGAAATTAAACCAAAATCAAAAATTTTAAGGCATTATCGAGATTCTTCACAAAATGCTAAGGATAAACTTTTATATAATTTCAAAGATTCTAAAAAAATATCTTTTATTACTTTGACAGCTCCTTATGATGATTTAAAAGGTAAAACTATAAAATATACTCATGAACCTGATATTATGGGGCAGGTAAGGAAACGTTTTATTCGTTTAGTGAGAAAAAATTATTTATCAAATTTATTTCAACAATGTTCTCAAAAAGATTTGGTTTATTCCAAAATGCAAGATTTTCGTTATTTTTGGTCTTTGGAAACTACTAAATTAGGAGTTATTCATTATCATATTATTTTTAATATTGATGTTTTAAATTCTTTTGGTGTATATTCTCGTTATTTGTGTACTGATAAAGATTATGCTTTGGGTTTGAAAAACCGACCTATTAAAGGAAATAAGAGTATTTTTTATGATGATTATTTAATGCATAAAATAGATGAAAAAGGTAATATTAAAATACCTCAAAATTATTACGAGAAAAAGAATGTTAAAGTGCCAAAAATTACTTTGCTTTGGGCTAATGCTTATGCATCTGTTATGAATAAAAATAATATAAAACATTATAAACATTTAAATCCAATTAGTCAAAACGTTCAAATTTTTAGACCATCAAAAAAAAATCTTTTATTTGAAAAAATTGAAATTAGTAAATGTAAAGTTTTTTATAAAGGTGCTTTTGATAAAAAAGATTATGTTAATAAAATTGTTTCATATGTTAGTAAATATGTTTCTAAAAATGATAAACAAATTGAATCAAATTCTAATAAAGGAATTGATTTTTATAGTCGTCATTTGTTTGGATTTTCTCGTACATGTTTTTCTTGTCCTCAAGAATCTTTTTTGGCATTATTTCCTTATGATATAATTAAAGAAATAGAATTAAGTTCATTTCCAATTGTTAATTTTAACTTTTCTAATATATTTGAATGGAATATTAAACAAAGAGTTAATGGAAGAAATATTAAAATTCCACATAATTTAACTTTGTTGTTTAAATCTTATATGAATCCAAATCAATTTCAAAATTCTAATTATTTTAGTTTAAATTTATCTAGTATTCAACCAAAAAATTATTTTCTTAATAAGAATTTTAAAAAATATTTTAAATTACAAAAACTTAAATTAAAACTTAAAAAAGATTATGAAAAACAAGATATTAAAATATTAAATAAAGTTGAATGTCAATATTGGTATAGATATCTTGAAAATAATTATATTCAAAGTTTACAACTTTCTCCTTAA
- a CDS encoding replicative DNA helicase has product MLTSEQKALKQLINYIDQGQWEKLNLYCQIINPKNLLDPKNTKIFTALKYLFLEKQTTHPFDKITTKSVIIQELLTYLQANFPKDKFTLESLNYLNDDFNNQNNTHVLDNLKHTYTQEKLFQKLIKIISPTYENQDPYHKNLYYQEIFDKLRNFISSIPHKSDKTLFNLNQMVSLHPEFFDTDNQAKQKIQEEYYRLSETFKGLNQSTNGFKKGQIITIGGYTGLGKTTFVYNLLLDIAKTKHQENSCYPHMLVFSYEMTLEENLNRLLAHQTQIPLDVILDKNFEDTNITPLKYTERMKIAKQFFANINLSFSYDKSKNIDYVIDLVYRLHLEKQVEIIVIDHLQITKTTNHLENDRLAIDEIMTKLKQLAIELNIVIVILSQFSRDTYSNYQGKSPEITALKGSGGIETNSDIVLMMSEFQPKLFKDKEKPINIYNSTLEEIYSDYNDNENQKIIEVCIKKNRSGTKKTLVYHFEMTTQTFQEIGYVLPYKIETYY; this is encoded by the coding sequence ATGTTAACCAGTGAACAAAAAGCGTTAAAACAATTAATAAATTATATCGACCAAGGCCAATGGGAAAAGTTAAACCTTTATTGCCAAATAATCAATCCCAAAAATTTACTTGACCCCAAAAATACAAAAATATTTACAGCTTTAAAATATTTATTTTTAGAAAAACAAACAACTCATCCATTTGACAAAATTACTACCAAATCCGTTATTATCCAAGAATTACTAACATATCTACAAGCTAATTTCCCAAAAGATAAATTCACTTTGGAATCATTAAATTATTTGAATGATGATTTTAATAACCAAAACAACACTCATGTGTTAGACAACCTTAAACACACTTACACCCAAGAAAAACTATTTCAAAAATTAATAAAAATCATCAGCCCCACATACGAAAACCAAGACCCATACCACAAAAATTTATATTACCAAGAAATATTTGATAAATTAAGAAACTTTATCTCTTCAATCCCCCACAAATCTGATAAAACACTATTTAATCTAAACCAAATGGTCTCTTTACATCCTGAATTTTTTGACACCGACAACCAAGCAAAACAAAAAATCCAAGAAGAATATTACCGCTTATCGGAAACTTTTAAAGGACTTAACCAATCTACAAATGGATTTAAAAAAGGCCAAATAATAACTATTGGAGGCTATACTGGTTTAGGAAAAACAACTTTTGTTTACAATCTTCTTTTAGATATCGCCAAAACCAAACACCAAGAAAATTCTTGCTATCCTCATATGTTGGTTTTTTCTTATGAAATGACCTTAGAAGAAAATTTAAATCGTTTATTAGCCCACCAAACTCAAATTCCTCTAGATGTTATTTTAGATAAAAATTTTGAAGATACCAATATCACACCTCTCAAATACACGGAAAGGATGAAAATAGCAAAACAATTTTTCGCCAACATAAATTTATCATTTAGTTATGATAAAAGCAAAAATATTGATTATGTAATCGATTTAGTTTATCGCCTTCATTTAGAAAAACAAGTAGAAATTATCGTCATTGACCACCTTCAAATAACCAAAACTACAAATCACTTAGAAAATGACCGTCTAGCCATTGACGAAATTATGACTAAACTCAAACAATTAGCCATTGAATTAAACATTGTTATTGTCATTTTATCTCAATTTTCAAGAGATACATACAGCAATTACCAAGGTAAATCACCAGAAATAACAGCATTAAAAGGAAGTGGGGGAATTGAAACTAACTCCGATATCGTCTTAATGATGTCTGAATTCCAACCCAAACTATTCAAAGACAAAGAAAAACCCATAAATATATATAATTCAACCTTAGAAGAAATATATTCAGACTATAATGACAATGAAAATCAAAAAATAATCGAAGTATGTATCAAAAAAAATAGAAGTGGTACCAAAAAAACCTTAGTTTATCACTTTGAAATGACCACTCAAACCTTCCAAGAAATCGGTTATGTTTTGCCTTATAAAATAGAAACTTATTATTAA
- the tmk gene encoding dTMP kinase, whose amino-acid sequence MKLIIFEGLDGSGKTGLIKSVKRGLKKQGKEVIVIRGLGSSTIGESIRETFLTHNKLHNLTRYFLSFANMIQTQEELIKPHLETNKIILVDRWLGSNFAYRVYPNRIDKKYYFFNNLTKLFIKPNLTVYLKIDPQTGLNRKANQTNHTLDVIETSPLSYFYQVEKGFQEFLNKKLGPQIILNAMEPKTWKSNTKQIIKKIGEISNGNNN is encoded by the coding sequence ATGAAATTAATTATATTCGAAGGATTAGACGGTAGCGGAAAAACAGGTTTAATAAAAAGCGTTAAGCGCGGATTAAAAAAACAAGGAAAAGAAGTAATCGTTATTCGCGGATTAGGAAGTTCTACAATTGGGGAATCCATACGCGAAACATTTTTAACGCATAACAAATTACACAATTTAACTAGATATTTTTTAAGTTTCGCCAATATGATTCAAACCCAAGAAGAACTCATCAAACCCCACTTAGAAACAAACAAAATCATTTTAGTTGACCGTTGGTTAGGCTCTAATTTCGCCTATCGCGTATATCCTAATCGAATTGATAAAAAATATTATTTTTTTAACAATTTAACTAAATTATTTATTAAACCAAATTTAACAGTTTATTTAAAAATCGACCCACAAACAGGGCTAAACCGCAAAGCAAATCAAACTAATCACACACTCGATGTTATTGAAACAAGCCCATTATCATATTTTTATCAAGTAGAAAAAGGTTTTCAAGAGTTTTTAAACAAAAAACTAGGTCCCCAAATTATTTTAAATGCAATGGAACCCAAAACTTGGAAATCCAACACAAAACAAATAATCAAAAAAATAGGAGAAATATCAAATGGCAATAATAATTAA
- a CDS encoding SVM family protein (Sequence-variable mosaic (SVM) proteins are highly divergent, but recognized by the shared signal peptide region that defines them.), whose amino-acid sequence MLIFRLKKQLYLLIIVLFTFLGLFFITNNHQVMAMEKNKPLQTIYNIETKNVRINPNKPIKISYYVKDKNLSLEDMAKTINIINKLK is encoded by the coding sequence ATGTTAATTTTTAGATTAAAAAAACAATTATATTTATTAATAATAGTTCTATTTACTTTTTTAGGATTATTTTTTATCACCAATAATCATCAAGTAATGGCAATGGAAAAAAATAAACCCCTTCAAACGATTTATAACATTGAAACCAAAAATGTTAGAATAAATCCAAATAAACCCATAAAAATTAGTTATTATGTTAAAGATAAAAATTTATCATTAGAAGATATGGCGAAAACCATAAATATAATAAATAAATTAAAATAA
- a CDS encoding ATP-binding protein, whose product MKTLTKIYLSFLSIFVLILIVLFIIGLTKSPFTTNNNQNTPPNTHTHHHEEAKQNNKELNPKEKEALSEIQTRLQELELFNQKNIEKSKKIKEEDNILSQQINSNLAKINTLNQEINTLKNQLEEKTNQLNNKQTNLTNDEKTKLENDINAINQEITKTTQKRDKINDETKTQTKKRVENTQSQLTNQNKIQTTKLEIDKTTNFKDIYQKINTLQQSINYNNANKEQIKELITQHQDDPQEIQNLKSYDLFLDGQLIQFEKQIKQLKNEIEIIQNPNTPKLEKKKVTFKDVYGMEREKEELEDLIYYFKDDNNDLVNYDKIKPKGYLLYGPPGTGKSFLMKALCNETEAHFIEFEPSKLDKTYVGEGNEEWEKIWKEAESHGKAIIFIDEISGLANREDKNTNKTSQNIINNILTKLDGFNSNNKKIVLMGATNYLNQIDKALRSRFSKEIKIDLIKDHEIEDFLKFLITPYQISYHTYIHLNDIANKCKGKNYSNRDLTTIINEAYNKTNKYKSQNKIHEVMLPSDLDEAIDVKQNKNKNMNDIKKRRKECEEQYTAWKQGIIKYLKPPKDQTMIKRTYTFYGLYGLGRGHHREHEPADLALFVKNPFDKWYDEGMRVDEFDGFYTKEKQNDSQFGGGNGVRIDPSNHYIKLKYEGPKHLIEEDKDFFMDEVNCTSNERSPEGVLKSKTYYLHFNPKQGYITLYTQKHNTKENK is encoded by the coding sequence ATGAAAACATTAACAAAAATATATCTTAGTTTTTTATCAATATTTGTTTTAATCCTTATTGTTTTATTTATTATCGGATTAACCAAATCACCATTCACAACCAACAATAACCAAAATACACCACCAAACACTCACACACACCACCACGAAGAGGCAAAACAAAATAACAAAGAACTAAACCCCAAAGAAAAAGAAGCACTTAGTGAAATCCAAACTCGTTTACAAGAATTAGAATTATTCAACCAAAAAAATATAGAAAAATCAAAAAAAATAAAAGAAGAAGACAACATTTTATCTCAACAAATTAATTCTAATTTAGCAAAAATCAACACTTTAAATCAAGAAATAAATACCCTGAAAAACCAATTAGAAGAAAAAACCAACCAATTAAATAACAAACAAACAAACTTAACTAATGATGAAAAAACAAAATTAGAAAATGATATAAACGCAATAAATCAAGAAATAACCAAAACAACCCAAAAACGAGATAAAATCAATGACGAAACCAAAACCCAAACTAAAAAACGAGTAGAAAACACACAATCACAATTAACTAATCAAAACAAAATCCAAACAACTAAATTAGAAATAGATAAAACCACCAACTTCAAAGATATTTATCAAAAAATAAACACCTTGCAACAATCAATTAATTACAATAACGCAAACAAAGAACAAATAAAAGAACTAATCACCCAACACCAAGATGACCCCCAAGAAATCCAAAACCTAAAAAGTTATGATTTATTCTTAGACGGACAATTAATCCAATTCGAAAAACAAATTAAACAACTAAAAAACGAAATTGAAATCATCCAAAACCCAAACACCCCAAAACTTGAAAAAAAGAAAGTCACATTCAAAGATGTATACGGAATGGAAAGGGAAAAAGAAGAATTAGAAGATTTAATTTATTATTTCAAAGATGATAACAACGATTTAGTTAACTATGACAAAATCAAACCCAAAGGGTACCTACTATACGGCCCTCCTGGAACAGGTAAAAGTTTTTTAATGAAAGCTTTATGTAATGAAACCGAAGCACATTTTATTGAATTTGAACCTTCTAAACTAGATAAGACTTACGTTGGTGAAGGCAATGAAGAATGGGAAAAAATTTGGAAAGAAGCAGAATCACATGGTAAAGCAATTATCTTTATCGATGAAATCAGTGGACTTGCTAATAGAGAAGACAAAAACACTAACAAAACAAGTCAAAATATAATTAATAATATATTAACTAAACTAGATGGATTTAACAGTAATAACAAAAAAATTGTCTTAATGGGGGCAACTAACTACCTTAATCAAATCGACAAAGCCCTAAGAAGTAGATTTAGCAAAGAAATCAAAATCGACTTAATCAAAGACCACGAAATTGAAGACTTCTTAAAATTCCTAATCACACCTTATCAAATTAGTTATCACACATATATACATTTAAATGATATCGCCAACAAATGTAAGGGTAAAAACTATTCAAATCGTGATTTAACAACTATCATCAACGAAGCATACAACAAAACTAATAAATATAAATCACAAAATAAAATTCATGAAGTAATGTTGCCTTCCGACCTAGATGAGGCAATAGACGTCAAACAAAATAAAAACAAAAACATGAACGATATCAAAAAACGCAGAAAAGAATGCGAAGAACAATATACAGCATGGAAACAAGGAATAATCAAATACCTAAAACCCCCAAAAGACCAAACAATGATTAAAAGAACTTACACCTTCTACGGCCTCTACGGCCTAGGACGCGGTCACCACCGCGAACACGAACCCGCCGACCTCGCCCTATTTGTAAAAAACCCATTTGACAAATGGTACGATGAGGGTATGCGAGTAGATGAGTTTGATGGTTTCTACACAAAAGAAAAACAAAATGATTCACAATTTGGTGGGGGCAATGGTGTTCGTATAGATCCATCAAATCATTACATAAAACTCAAATACGAAGGCCCCAAACACCTAATCGAAGAAGATAAAGACTTTTTCATGGATGAAGTAAACTGCACCTCAAACGAAAGAAGTCCTGAAGGCGTTTTGAAAAGCAAAACCTACTACCTACACTTCAACCCCAAACAAGGCTACATCACCCTATATACCCAAAAACACAACACAAAAGAAAATAAATAA
- a CDS encoding HU family DNA-binding protein, translated as MNKKELIKSIAEVNKTSITQTEEFYNSFENALIKAITSNEEVVLSSKIGKFILKTRKAHITPETKFIINKQTGKKTVKRTGKNLKIPAKTVVSFKMSKPIKDEVKKLQLK; from the coding sequence ATGAATAAAAAAGAATTAATTAAATCAATAGCTGAGGTAAATAAAACCTCAATAACCCAAACCGAAGAGTTTTACAATTCATTTGAGAATGCTCTAATTAAAGCAATTACATCAAATGAAGAAGTAGTTTTATCCTCTAAAATTGGCAAATTCATCTTAAAAACTAGAAAAGCCCACATAACACCCGAAACTAAATTCATCATCAATAAACAAACAGGAAAAAAAACAGTCAAAAGAACTGGTAAAAATTTAAAAATACCTGCAAAAACGGTTGTTAGTTTTAAAATGTCAAAACCAATCAAAGACGAAGTCAAAAAACTTCAATTAAAATAA
- a CDS encoding single-stranded DNA-binding protein, translating into MLNKVQLIGNIAHNLEKQYINSNNEQIPKIDFNLAINNKDKVQYIPCVVFRNQAENMSTYLNKGSKIYAEGALSIQKYTTNEGKTRTTTKVIIQNVIFLDNKTK; encoded by the coding sequence ATGTTAAATAAAGTCCAATTAATCGGTAATATCGCTCATAACCTAGAAAAACAATATATCAATAGCAACAACGAACAAATCCCTAAAATAGATTTCAATTTAGCAATTAACAATAAAGATAAAGTGCAATACATCCCTTGTGTCGTTTTTAGAAATCAAGCTGAAAACATGAGTACATATTTAAATAAAGGTTCAAAAATATATGCAGAAGGCGCATTATCCATCCAAAAATATACCACAAACGAAGGTAAAACGCGAACCACCACCAAAGTAATTATCCAAAACGTCATCTTTTTAGACAACAAAACTAAATAA
- a CDS encoding sigma-70 family RNA polymerase sigma factor gives MLRQKLFKDFLKNKKNLEIRNQLIELHLPLVKKLAYQFKYYPRVLTKEDLYQEGILGLIKALNNYQDLGYDFVTYATPKIKFAISELIRKSHSPSIPQKTTKSNNISFKEEQYKQPNWNKILNPHQLWLKQVKHELLIKKLKTKLSKNEFNVICLSFGISLENNNEPNQQPLTNHAIAQKLNLKLSQIEDLKDNAIRKLNPNYKNKEK, from the coding sequence ATGTTAAGACAAAAATTATTTAAAGATTTTTTAAAAAATAAAAAGAATTTGGAAATTCGTAATCAATTAATCGAACTTCATTTACCTTTAGTAAAAAAACTAGCTTATCAATTTAAATATTATCCGCGAGTTTTAACTAAAGAGGATTTATATCAAGAAGGGATTTTAGGATTAATCAAAGCTCTAAATAATTACCAAGATTTAGGCTATGACTTTGTTACTTATGCAACTCCAAAAATAAAATTTGCAATCAGCGAACTAATAAGAAAAAGCCATTCACCTTCAATCCCCCAAAAAACAACCAAATCAAACAATATCAGTTTTAAAGAAGAACAATACAAACAACCTAATTGGAATAAAATCCTTAATCCACATCAATTATGGTTAAAACAAGTAAAACATGAATTATTAATAAAAAAACTAAAAACTAAACTAAGTAAAAATGAATTCAATGTTATTTGTTTAAGTTTTGGTATCTCACTAGAAAACAACAACGAACCTAATCAACAACCCCTAACCAATCATGCCATCGCCCAAAAACTTAATTTAAAACTCTCACAAATTGAAGATTTAAAAGATAATGCAATTAGAAAACTAAACCCAAATTATAAAAATAAGGAGAAATAA